GTGCGGGTGCCCGGCTCGACCAGCGCGCCGGGGTGGTACTGGTACTGCCGGAACACCGGGGCCCCGACCGCGATGACGACGTCGTTCTCGGCGAACGTGGTGCGCAGCCGCGGGCGGTCGGCCGGCAGGTGCCCGGCGAACAGCCGGTGGTCCTGCGGGAACCCGGCCCGCGCGCCGAAGCTCTCCTGCCACACCGGGCAGTCCAGCCGCTCGGCGAGCCCGACCAGCGCGGCCCAGCCCTCCTCGGTGTCGTTGGCCGAACCGGCGACGATCGCAGGGGAGCGCGCGCCGTCGAGCAGCGCGGCGATCTCGGCCGCCGCCGGGTCGTCCGGCGGCGGGGCGGGGACCGGCCGCAGCACCCGCAGCGGGGCGGCCCGCCGCGCGGTCTCCTCCGCCGAGGCCTCCCAGTCGTCCATGGGCACGATGACGACGGCCGGCCCGCCGTGCGTGACCGCCTCGACGTGGGCGCGGGCGATCGCGCCGGGCACGTCCTGGGCGCGCTCGGGCTGCTTGACCCACACGGGGTAGTCCCCGGCGAGCCCCTCCAGGCGTCCGGCAAGGAACGGCTCCTGCGCCAGGTGGCGGCGGTCCTGCTGGCCGACCAGCACGACCAGCGGCGCGCGGTTGACCCGGGCCGTGGCCAGCGCGCCGACGGCGTTGCCCAGGCCCGCGGTGGTGTGCAACTGCACCAGCGCCGGGCGGTCGTTGGCGATCGCCCACCCGGTGGCCATTCCCACGACCGAGCCCTCGTGCAGGGCCAGCACGAAGCGCAGGTCCCCGGGCAGGTCGGTGAGGAAGGAGACCTCGGTGGAGCCGGGGTTGGCGAAGACCGTGGTGAGCCCGTGCTCGCGCAGCACCTCCAGCGCCGCTTCGCGCACCGTGCGATCGCCGGCGTCCGCAGGGGAGCCCGCAGTCATGGCGTTCTCCTCACTCACCGCTCACGCTCGCCGCGACCGGTCCGCGCTTGGCGTTCTGGATCTCCTCATAGACCTTGGCCCGCAGTTCGGTGAACCGGCGCTCGCCGCGGGTGACGAGCTGGTCGCGCTCGTCGGACAGGTCGACGGTGATGTCGTCCTGGATCACGGTCGGCGAGGACGACAGCACCAGCACCCGCTGGCCGAGGTAGACGGCCTCGTCGATGTCGTGCGTGACGAACAGGATGGTCATCCCGAACCGCTTCCACAGCGACCGGATGAGGTCCTCCAGGTCGGCGCGGGTCTGGGCGTCCACGGCGGCGAACGGCTCGTCCATCAGCAGCACGCGGGGCTCGTAGGCGATCGCCCTGGCGATGGCCACGCGCTGCTGCATGCCGCCGGAGAGCTGCCAGGGGTAGGAGTCGGCGAAGTCGGCCAGGCCGACGGCCTCCAGGGCCTCCCCGACCAGCCGCCCCCGCTTGTCCTTGGGCAGCTTCTTCTCCTTCAGCGGCAGCTCGACGTTGCCCCGGACGGTGAGCCAGGGGAACAGGCTGCGGCCGTACTCCTGGAACACCACGGCCATGTCCGGCGGCGGGCCGGTGACCGGGCTCCCGGCCAGCGTGACCGCCCCCGAGGTCGGCTGCATCAGGCCGGCGATGCACTTGAGCAGCGTCGTCTTGCCGCAGCCCGAGGGGCCGACCAGGCACGCGAGTTCACCGTCGCCGAGGGTGAAGGTGAGGTCGCGCACGGCCTCGACCGAGCGGCCCTCCCCCCGGTAGATCTTCTGCAGGCCGGCGACGTCGAGCATGGGCGCGTTCCCGTTGTCGGTGCTACTTGGTGTCGTCATATGCGGGCTCACTCCCCACGGGTGGCGGCGCGGACGCCGTTGTACCAGACCAGCACGCGCTTCTCGACGAACTGGAACACCAGCGACAGCAGGAAGCCGATGAGGCCGAGCAGCACGATGCCGGACCACATCTCCGGAATGGCGAAGCTGCGCTGGAACTGCACGATGGTGAAGCCGAGGCCGCTGGAGCTGGCGAACATCTCGCTGATCACCATCAGGATGATCGCGATGGACAGCGCCTGGCGCATCCCGGCCATGATCTGCGGGCTGGCCGAGCGCAGCACCAGCGTGGTGAGCCACCGGCGGCCGCGGACGCCGTAGCAGCGGCAGGTGTCGGCGAGCACCGGGTCGACCGCGCGGACGCCCTCGACGGTGTTGAGCAGGATCGGCCAGATGCAGCCGGACACGATGACCAGCAGCTTCATCGAGGTGCTGATGCCGGCCAGCAGGATCAGCAGCGGGACCAGCACGGGCGGCGGGACGGCCCGCAGGAACTCCAGCACCGGCTCGGTCAGGGCCCGCAGCCGGGGCGAGAGGCCCAGTGCGACCCCGATGCCGACGCCGAGCACGGCGGCCAGCGCGAACCCGGTCAGCAGCCGGGCGACGCTGGGCAGCGCGTCCTCGAAGAAGCGCTCGGAGAACCAGACGTCGGCGAAGGTGGTGGCGATGACGTCGGGCGGCGGCATGTAGTACATGCCGCTGGAGGCGCTGATCCACCACCACAGCAGGATCAGCGCGACGGGCAGCGCCAGCAGGTGCCACAGGCGCAGGCCCGCCCGGCCGAGCGCACGTGGCGCCGGGGTGCGCCGCTCGGGCGTCGCTTTCACGGTGGTCATGCGGAGCTCTCTCCCCGGACGGAGGTGTGCCAGTGCAGCAGGCGGCGTTCCAGCATCCGCACCCCGACGTTGAGGGTCACGCCCAGCGCACCGGTCGCGATGACGAGCGCGTAGACGGAGTCGACGGCGCCGCTGGTCTGCGCGACGGCGATCTCCTTGCCCAGGCCGGGGCTGCCGATGATGAGCTGGGCGGTGATCGCGAGGATCAGTGCGACCGCCGCGCCCAGCCGGAGTCCGGTGAGCAGGTAGGGCAGGGCCGAGGGCCAGATGATGTGCCGGACCCTGGACAGCCGGCCCAGCCCGAAGGAGCGGGCGGTCTGCTCGGCGACCGGGTCGACGTCGGCGACGCCGTAGAGCACCTGGATGTAGATCTGCCAGAACGCCGCGTAGACGACGAGCAGCAGGGTGGAGCGAATGTCGGTGGCGTAGAGCAGCACCGCCAGCGGGATCAGCGCGACCGAGGGAATCGGGCGCAGGAACTCCACGGTGGAGGCGGTGAAGCGGCGCAGGGCGGGCACGGAGCCGATCGTGAAGCCCAGGACGACGGCCGCGCCGAAGGCGATGGCCAGTCCGAGGCCCCAGCCGGCCAGGGTGTCGACGAGGGCGGTCCAAAACGTCGGCATGGTCATGCGCTCGGCCAGCGCGGCGAGGACCTCGGAGGCCGGCGGCAGGTACCTGCCGGAGACCAGGCCCACGCGCGGCACGATCTCCCACAGCGCCAGGAACCCGACGATGCCGATGACTCCCAGCGCGGTGTTGCCCAGGCGGAGGCCGCGGCGCGGCGGCGCCGCGGCCGGCCGCGGCGCCGGGTCGGGGGACCCGGAGGCGGCCGGCACGGCGGACGTGCGAACGTTCTCGGTCATAGGAGTCATTCGTAGTACAGCTCGTCCAGATTGGGCGCCTCGTCGATCGTGTCGTACTCGACCATCAGGTCGGCGATGGTCTGCACGGACTGCTGGTCGACCTCGGCGGGGAAGTTCGGCAGCCTGATCTTGTCGATCAGGTTCTGGTCGATCTCGGTGTACGTGGTGACGATGCGCCGGACCTCGTCGGGGTTGGCGTTGGCGTAGTTGAGGGACTCGTGCATCGCGGTGCGGAAGGCCTCGACGAGCTCGGGGTCCTCCGCGATCATCTGCTCGGAGGTGAAGTAGGTGGCGATGGTCAGGCTCGGGGAGGCGTCGACGAAGTTGGACGCGATCTCCGTGGCCCCGTTCTCCATCGACGAGGTGAGGAAGGGCTCCACCACCCATGCCGCGTCGACCTCGCCGTTCTCCAGCGCGGCGGGCATGTCGGGGAAGGCGAGCTCGATGAACTCGATGTCGCCGGAGTCGCCGCCGGCCTGCTCCACGGAGTTGCGTACCGTGGTGTCGCCGATGTTCTCGAGGTTGTTGACCGCGATCGTGGCGCCCTCGAGCTGCTCGGGGGAGGTGATGTCGCTGCCCTCGGGAACGACGATGCCGCCGAAGTCGTTGCCGTCCTCACCGCTGCTGGTCACGCCGTTGGAGACGACCTTGAGCGGCAGGTTCTCCTGGCGGCCGATGATCAGCGAGGTGACGTTGCCGAAGGCGAACTCGAAGTTGCCGCTGACGACACCGGGGACGGCTGCGGCGCCGCCGGTGGTGTTCTCGATCGTCAGGTCGATGCCGTGCTCTTCGAAGTAGCCCTGCTCCACGCCGAGGTGGAGTGGTGCGACGTCGACGATCGGGATCGCACCCACGGTGACTTCGGTCAGCCCGCCTTCCTCGGTTTCGTCACCGCCACCGCATGCCGAGGTCATGACGAGTACCGCGGCACCGGTCAGAGCGAAGATCTTTCGACGCATCGGATCTCCTGATTGAGGATGGGGAGGATGGGCACGCCGGGCGGCGGCGGGCGGCCTTGGGCCGGCGGATCCGCCACCTCCGCTGACGTGGTGACGAAGATTATCGCGCCGCACGTCCTTTAAGCGCATCCACGGGCCGATTTCGTGCGTGTTACGAACGCCCGTTCTTTTAGCGAACGTAAGTGATGCCCTTCACCTCGTCAAGTGGCGACGGGCACCTTTTCGCCCATGCAGATCAAAGCGTTATACCGCGTTCACCTGGACCTCAAGGGTCTGATCATGGGATGTTTGCACGTGCCACCCGTGTGTCCAACGCCTCCCGGAACCGGACGGGGTACGGTGAACCGGCGGCGGAGGCGCTTCCGTTGTGCGGTATGGGAACATCATCTCAAGAACGCGAACCGAACCGCCGGACCGGAGAAGAGGCCCGACATGAGCGCAGTGGAACACGAAGCGGCACATGGTGCGCGCGGCGAACACTTCGTCCAGTCCCTGGAGCGGGGGCTCGCCGTCATCCGCGCCTTTTCGCCGCAGACGCCGTCGATGACGCTGAGCGAAGTGGCCAGGGTAACCGGACTGACCCGGGCCGCGGCCCGCAGGTTCCTGCTGACGCTGGCCGACCTCGGCTACGTGCGCACCGACGGCCGGATGTTCGCACTCACCCCCCGCGTGCTGGAGCTGGGCTACGCCTACCTGTCGTCGGCCGGCCTGCCCGAGGTCGCGCAGCCGCACCTGGAGCGCCTGGTCGCCGAAGTCAGGGAGTCCTCCTCGGTCTCGGTGCTGGACGGCGACGACGTCGTCTACGTCGCGCGCGTCCCCACCTCGCGGATCATGGCGGTGGCGATCAACGTCGGGACCCGCTTCCCCGCCTACGTCACCTCCATGGGCCGGGTGCTGCTCGCCGGGAGGCCGGCGGCCGAACTCGACGCCTACCTGGAGCGGCTGGAGCCGCAGCGGCTGACCGCGCACACGGTCACCTCCCCCACCCGGCTGCGCGCCGAGATCGAACGCGTGCGCGGGCAGGGCTGGTCGATCGTCGACCAGGAGCTGGAGGAGGGGCTGCGGTCGGTCGCCGCGCCGATCCGCGACCGCAACGGCGCCGTCATCGCCGCGGTCAACGTCTCGGCGCACGCGAGCCGCACGGCGGTGGAGGACATCCGCCGCGACCTGCTGCCCCCGCTGCTGGCCACGGCCGCCAGGATCGAGGCCGACCTGGAGATCGCCACGCGCGGCAACGGCACCGGCGGCTGACCGATGTCCGACGATCGGGTTCGCACAAGGGGTCGGCTGTCGCAGTGCGCGTAGCGCCGGCGGCACAGCCAGCAGGGCCGAGCCCTGGAAATCCCGCGCCGCCCCGCGAACGCAGTGGCCAAAGCCCGGTGAGAGGGACGCGGCACCCCGGCCCCGGCCGGTCGGCCCGCTCTTGACCATGGTCCACGCCACATTCTGCTTGACCACGCCCACGGGCGGCGCTAACGTCTGCCGTAAAGTGTTCGCTTTAAGAACATGCATTCGGCATACGAACAAAGGATGAAACGCTTATGATCGTGCCGCTGGACGAGGGGATCCGTGAGCTCGTCCGTGACGGGGACACGGTCGCGCTGGAGGGCTTCACCCACCTGATCCCCGTATCCGCGGGTCATGAGATCATCCGGCAGGGCCGCCGCGACCTGACCCTGGTGCGCATGACCCCCGACGTGGTCTACGACCAGTTGATCGGAGCGGGCTGCGCGCGCAAGCTGGTGTTCTCCTGGGGCGGCAACCCCGGCGTGGGCTCCCTGCACCGCTTCCGCGACGCCATCCAGAACGGCTGGCCCGTCCCACTGGAGATCGAGGAGCACAGCCACGCCGGCATGGCCAACCGCTACGTCGCCGGCGCCTCGGGCGTCCCGTTCGCGGTGCTGCGCGGCTACACCGGCACCGACCTGATCGGGCAGACCGCCAACATCAAGACGGTCACCTGCCCGTTCAGCGGGGAGGAGCTGACGGCCGTCCCCGCGGTCAACCCCGATGTGACGATCGTGCACGCCCAGCGCGCCGACCGCGCCGGCAACGTGCAGATGTGGGGCATCACCGGCGTGCAGAAGGAGGCGGTGCTCGCCGCGCGGCGGTCCCTGGTCACCGTCGAGGAGGTCGTGGACGAACTCGACCCCGTCCCCGGCCAGGTCATCCTGCCCTCCCGGGTGGTGACGGCCGTGGCGGAGGTCCCCGGCGGGGCGCGTCCCTCCTACGCCCACGGGTATTACAGCCGTGACAACGGCGCCTACCAGGCGTGGGACCTGATCAGCAGGGACCGCGAGGCGTTCGAGAACTGGCTGGAGACCGACGTGTTCGGCGGAAGGCCCGCCGACGCCGCGCGGGAAGGCGGACGGCACTGATGGACACGACCGTGAACTGGTCCTCCGACGAGATCATGACCGTCACCGCGGCGCGGGCCCTGACCGGTGACATGGCCTGCTTCGTCGGGATCGGCCTGCCGAGCACGGCGGCCAACCTGGCCCGCCGCACGCACGCGCCGGGCCTGTGGATGATCTACGAGTCGGGCACGCTCGGCGCCAAGCCCGACACGCTCCCGCTGTCCATCGGCGACGGCGTGCTCGCCGAGACCGCCGACAGCGTCGTCCCGGTCCCCGAGATCTTCAACTACTGGCTGCAGCCCGGCCGGATCGACGTCGGCTTCCTCGGCGCGGCGCAGATCGACCGCCACGCCAACATCAACACCACCGTGATCGGCGACTACGACGACCCGAAGGTGCGGCTGCCCGGAGCCGGCGGCGCCCCCGAGATCGCCGCCTCGTGCCGGCAGGTCATGGTGATCGTCCGGCAGAGCCGGCGCGCCTTCGTCGAGTCCGTCGATTTCGTGACGTCGGTCGGCTACGGTGGCGGCGCCGGCGACCGCGAACGGCTGGGGCTGCGCGGCGGCGGGCCGTCGCGGGTCATCACCGACCTGGGCGTCCTCGAACCCGATCCGCGCACCCGGGAGCTGACGCTGGTCAGCGTGCACCCCGGTGTCGAGGTCGACGACGTGCGCGCCGCGACGGGTTGGGAGCTGGCCGTGTCCCCGGATCTGGCCGTGACCCCCGCCCCGAGTGACGAGGAGCTGGCGGCGTTGCGGAAACTGACGGGTAGGTAATGCCCCCTTCCTCCAACGAACGGAAGTGACCATGACCGACGCATTCGTCCTGGACGCGGTCCGCACCCCCTTCGGAAGGTACGGCGGCGCCCTCGCCGGCGTGCGCCCCGACGACCTCGCGGCGCACGTGGTCCGCTCGATCGTGGACCGCTCCCCCGACCTGGACCCCGCGGCCGTCGAGGACGTCTACTTCGGTGACGCCAACGGCGCCGGCGAGGACAACCGCGACGTCGCCAGGATGGCGGTGCTGCTCGCCGGGCTGCCGACATCGGTGCCCGGCGCCACCCTGAACCGGTTGTGCGGATCGGGGCTGGAGGCCGCCATCGCCGCCAACCGCGCGGTGGCCGTGGGCGACGCCTCCCTCGTGCTGGCCGGCGGCGTGGAGTCGATGAGCAGGGCCCCCTGGGTGCTGCAGAAGCCCGCGAAGGGCTTTCCCTCGGGCCACGAGACGCTGCACTCCACCACCCTGGGCTGGCGCATGGTCAACCCGCGGATGCCCGAGGAGTGGACCGTGTCGCTCGGCGAGAGCACCGAGCAGGTGGCCGGGATCCACGGCATCGGCCGGGCCGAGCAGGACGCCTTCGCGCTGCGCAGCCACACCAACGCCGCCGACGCCTGGGCCAAGGGCGTCTTCGACGACGAGATCGCCGCCGTGCCGGGCGTCGAACTGGAGCGCGACGAGAGCATCCGCGAGACGTCGCTGGACAAGCTCGGCTCGCTGAAGCCGGCGTTCCGCCCCGACGGCACCATCACCGCGGGCAACGCCTCCCCGCTCAACGACGGCGCGGCCGCCCTGCTCATCGGCGACGAGGCGGCCGCCCGCGCGACGGGGCGGGAGCCGCTGGCCCGCATCGTCAGCCGGGGCGTGGCCGCCGTGGAGCCGCACCGGTTCGGCATCGGCCCGGTCGAGGCGGCCGACACCGCCCTGCGCCGTGCCGGGATCGGCTGGGGCGACCTGTCGGTCGTGGAACTCAACGAGGCGTTCGCCGCGCAGTCGCTGGCCTGCCTGAAGCTGTGGCCGGAGCTGGACCCGGAGATCGTCAACCCCAACGGCGGCGCGATCGCCATCGGCCACCCGCTGGGCGCCTCGGGCGCGCGCGTCCTGGGCTCCCTCGCCCACGAGCTGCGCCGCCGCGGCGGCGGCTGGGGCCTGGCCGCGATCTGCATCGGGGTGGGCCAGGGGCTCGCCGTCGTGCTGCACGCCTGACGCGCCGCGGTCTCGCAGGTTTTTGCATCTGTGGAGGAAGTAATGACGACACCCACCGGGCCCACGGGCCCGAACCCGGAGCAGGGCCTCTCTGTTCCGGGCTACATCCGCGACCACGAGGTCCATCCGCCGCTGGACTACTCCGGCTACCGGAGCACGGCGCTGCGGCACCCCAAGCGCCCGCTCACGCTGCTGCCGCACATGCTCACCGAGATCACCAGCCCGGTGCTCGGCCACGACCGCCTGGGCGAGCTGGACAACGACCTCACCCGCCAGCACGACGAGGAGCCCCAGGGCCAGCGCATCATCGTGCACGGCCAGGTGCGCGACAGCGACGGCAGGCCGGTGCCGCACACCCTGGTCGAGATCTGGCAGGCCAACGCCGGCGGCCGCTACCGGCACGTCAGCGACAACTGGCCGTGCCCGCTGGACCCCAACTTCACCGGCGTCGGCCGCACCATGACCGACACCGAGGGCCGCTACCGCTTCACCACGATCCAGCCGGGCGCCTACCCGTGGAAGAACCACGACAACGCCTGGCGCCCCGCGCACATCCACTTCTCGCTGTTCGGCCGGGCCTTCACCCAGCGGCTGGTCACCCAGATGTACTTCCCCGGCGACCCGCTGTTCTTCCAGGACCCGATGTGGAACTCGATCCCCGACCCCAAGGCGCGCGAGCGGCTGGTGGCCCGGTTCGACTACGCCAACACCGCGCCGGAGTGGGCGCTGGCCTACGAGTGGGACATCGTGCTGCGCGGCCGGGAGTCGACGCCGTTCGAGGCGGAAGGGGACGACGATGACGAGTGAGACGACACCGTCGCAGACGGTCGGCCCCTACCTGCACATCGGGCTGCCCTGGCCGGACGGGCCGTTCGCGGTGGCCAAGGGCTCGCCGGACGGCTTCTGGATCCGCGGCGTCCTCTACGACGGCGCGGGGGCGGTCGTCCCCGACGGCCTCATCGAGACCTGGCAGGCCGATCCCGACGGCCGCTTCGACCACCCCGACGACCCGCGGGGCGCCGTCGACCGCCCGGGGTTCCGCGCGTTCGGGCGCTGCCAGACCGACGGCGACGGCGCGTTCGGGATCTTCACCCTCAAGCCCGGCCCGGTGCCGGGACCGCGGGGCCCGCAGGCGCCGCACATCGACGTCTCGGTGTTCGCGCGCGGCATGCTGCACCGGGTGGTGACGCGGATCTACTTCCCCGAGGAGCACGCCGCCAACGCCGTCGACCCGGTGCTCACCAGCGTGGCCGACCCGCGGGCGCGCGAGGCGCTGGTCGCGCGGCCGGCCGAGGACGGCTACCGGTTCGACATCCACCTGCAGGGCGATGACGAGACCGCGTTCTTCGACATCTAGCTTGGGTCTCAGCCTCAGGGGGGTGGTAAGGCCCGCCCGAGGACGGAGCAGGCGTGCGGGTGGGCGATTCTCTCGCGCGGCCGCCAGACCCGTGGACGGAGATCGCCCTCACGCACGCGAAGCAGACCCGCCGCTTCAGGTACACACCGAAACCATGGTTTCGACCTGGAGCCCAGAGTGGCGGCGTGGGTGGCGCGGCGCCGGAGCGATCCCTTGATGGGCCTTCGGCCGCGCGAGAGGATCGCCCAGTCACCGCGGGCTCCGTCCTGGGGCCGAGGTTCCAAAACCCCCGGTGGCCAAGGACCGCGGGCACGGTGGCTCAGCCACCGTGGAAGAGGGGGACGGGAGGACAGGTGACACAGGAGGCAGGGGGCCTCTTCGGGGGCGTGTTCGCGCGGGGCGCGGCGGCGGCCGAGGTCGGCGACGCCGCATGGCTGCGGGCGCTGCTCGACGCCGAGGCCGCGCTGGCCCGGGCGCAGGCCTCGGTGGGGCTGATCGGGCGCGGCGACGCCGAGGCGATCGCCGCGGCCTGCGTGCCCGGGCGCTTCGACCCCGACCGGATCGGCGCGGCCGCCGCCGGGGGCGGCAATCCGGTGATCCCGCTGGTCAAGGAGTTGACCGCCGCGGTCTCCGGGGATGCCGCCCGGCACGTTCACAAAGGGGCGACCAGCCAGGACATCATGGACACCGCCGCCATGCTGGTGAGCCGGCGGGCGTGCGCGGCGGTCCTGGCCGACGCGGCCGCCCTCACCGACGGGCTCGCCGACCTGGCCGGGGCGCACCGCGACACCGCGATGGCGGGGCGCACGCTGCTGCAGCAGGCGCTGCCCACCACGTTCGGCGTCGTCGCGGCCGGATGGCTGCACGCGCTGGACGGCGCGGCCGCGCGGCTGGCCGAGGTGGCCGAGGGCCGGCTGGCCGCGCAACTGGGCGGGGCGGCCGGCACGCTGGCGTCGCTGGGCGACTCCGGTCCCGACGTGGTCGCGGCCTACGCCCGCGAGCTGGGACTGGCCGAGCCGGTGCTGCCCTGGCACACCGACCGCGGCCGCGTGGCCGAGCTGGCCGGCGCCCTCGGCGGGATGTGCGGGGCGGTGGGCAAGGCGGCGCGCGACGTCACACTGCTCGCCCAGACCGAGGTCGGCGAGGTGTCGGAGCAGGGCGGCCCGGGCAGCGGCGGGTCCTCGACGCTCCCGCACAAGCGCAACCCGGTGGCGGCGGTGTCCGCGCTGGCCTGCGCCGAGCGGGCGCCCGGGCTCGTGGGCACGCTGCTGGGCGCGATGGTGCAGGAGCACCAGCGCGCGGCCGGCTCCTGGCACGCCGAATGGCTTCCGCTGACCGAACTCCTGCGCGCCACCGGGTCCGCCGTCGCCTGGCTGGGCGCCTCCGTCGAGCGGCTGCGCGTGGACGCCGCCAGGATGCGGGCCAACCTGGACCTGACCGGCGGACTCCTGCTCGCCGAGCGCGTCACCACCGCGCTGGCCCCGGAGCTGGGCCGGATGCGGGCCCACGAACTGGTCAAGGCCGCCTGCGCGCAGGCCGTCGACTCCGGCGGCGACCTCGCCGACGTGCTGGCGCGGCACCTGGAGGGCCGCCGGTCCCCCGAGGAGGTCGCCGGACTGCTGGACCCGGCCGGCTACCTGGGCAGCGCCGGCGCGTTCGTCGACCGGGCGCTGGCCGCGCACCGGTCCGGAGGCCGGCCGTGAGCGCGGCGCCTTCAGCCGCGCTCGGCCAGGAACCCGGCGAGCGCGGCCGTGAGCTGGGCGGGCGCGTCGAGCTGCACCAGGTGCCCCGCCCCCTCCATCAGCCGGTGCCGGGCGCCCGGGATGAGCTCGCTGAGTTCGCGGCCCTTGGCCGGCGGGATCCAGGTGTCCCGGTCCCCCCAGCAGACCAGAACGGGGAGGTCGATCTCGCCGTAGCGGGGCTGCACCTCGTCGGTGTGGCGCTGGTCGGCCTGCGCGATCTGGCGGTAGAACGCCGCCTGCCCATCCTCACCCAGCCACGGGGCGCACAGCTCCCGCAGCGTGCCGGGCGCGTGCTCGCCGTGCGCGGCGGAGGCGATGTAGGCGCCGACCAGCGCCTCGTGCAGATGGGCCGGGAGCCGGGCGAAGACGTCGGTGTTCTCGGCCACGAGCCGGAAGAACGGGGAGCCCCACGGCGCCAGGGCGACCACGTCGACCAGGGCGAGGCTGCGGTAGGCGCACCCGTTGAGCAGGTGCGCCCGCAGGGCGACCGCGCCGCCGAAGTCGTGGGCGACGACCGCGGGGGCCGCCGGCCCCCAGTGCCGCAGCAGCTCGGCGAACACGTCGGCCTGCGCGGCCAGGGAGACGTCCTGGCCCTCGAACTTGGCCGAGGCGCCGTAGCCCGGCATGTCCCAGAAGAAGACCCGGTGGTCGGCCGCGAGGGCGCGCGCGACGTCGCGCCAGACCACCGAGGAGAACGGGGTTCCGTGCAGCAGTACGACGGGGTCGCCCGTCCCGAGCGATCCCCAGCGCACCGCACCCTGGGCGGAGTCGAATGTTTCGGTCGGCTTCCATTCGTTCATGATCATCGGCAACGCGGGCGCCGCGGCGACCGATTCCGCCCGCGCGGCGCGTCCGCGGCGTTCGTGATGCAACCGAGACCGTCGGCCGGTCGGCGGACCGCGCCACGGGGAGAGGAGCGACGCCGATGAGCGTCGATGTGCACTACCGGATCGACGGACCCGACGACGCGCCGGCGGTGGTGCTGTCCGGGTCGCTGGGCAGCACGCTGGAGATGTGGGAGCCGCAGGCGGCGGCGCTGTCCGGGGACTTCCGCGTGATCCGCTACGACATCCGGGGGCACGGCTCCTCGCCGGTGCCCGACGGCCCGTACTCGATGGCCGACCTCGGCTCCGACGTCTCGCGGCTGCTGGACCGGCTGGGCATCGCCCGCGCGCACTTCGCCGGGCTGTCCATCGGCGGCATGACCGGCATGTGGCTGGCCGCCCACGCGCCCGACCGGGTCGACCGGCTGGCGCTGCTGTGCACGTCGGCGCAGCTCGGCCCGCCGGAGAACTGGGCGCAGCGCGCGGCCGCGGTGCGCGCCGAGGGCGTCGGCGCCGTCGCGGCCGGGGTGCTGGAGCGCTGGTTCACCCCGGCCTTCGCCGAACGCGAGCCGGACACGGTCGAGCGGCTCACCGCGATGGTCGCGGGCACCCCCGCCGAGGGCTACGCGGGCTGCTGCGCCGCGATCGAGCACATGGACCTGCGCGCGGACCTGCCGGGAATCACCGCGTCGACGCTGGTGGTCGCCGGCGCCGACGACCCCTCGACCCCGCCCGACCACGCCCAGCGGATCGCCGCGGGCATCCCCGGCGCCCGGATGCGCGTCGTGCCCGGCGCCGCGCACCTGGCCAGTTGGGAACAGGCCGGGATGATCAACCCCCTGCTGCGCGAGCACTTCGCCGGTTGAGGCGGACCGGCCGCGCAGGACGACGATAGGAGCATGGACATGGGAACCGGCGGCACCGAGCACCGGCTCGACGACGCGACCCGCTACGCGGGCGGGATGAAGGTCCGCCGCGAG
This sequence is a window from Spinactinospora alkalitolerans. Protein-coding genes within it:
- a CDS encoding alpha/beta fold hydrolase, which encodes MNEWKPTETFDSAQGAVRWGSLGTGDPVVLLHGTPFSSVVWRDVARALAADHRVFFWDMPGYGASAKFEGQDVSLAAQADVFAELLRHWGPAAPAVVAHDFGGAVALRAHLLNGCAYRSLALVDVVALAPWGSPFFRLVAENTDVFARLPAHLHEALVGAYIASAAHGEHAPGTLRELCAPWLGEDGQAAFYRQIAQADQRHTDEVQPRYGEIDLPVLVCWGDRDTWIPPAKGRELSELIPGARHRLMEGAGHLVQLDAPAQLTAALAGFLAERG
- the pcaD gene encoding 3-oxoadipate enol-lactonase, with the protein product MSVDVHYRIDGPDDAPAVVLSGSLGSTLEMWEPQAAALSGDFRVIRYDIRGHGSSPVPDGPYSMADLGSDVSRLLDRLGIARAHFAGLSIGGMTGMWLAAHAPDRVDRLALLCTSAQLGPPENWAQRAAAVRAEGVGAVAAGVLERWFTPAFAEREPDTVERLTAMVAGTPAEGYAGCCAAIEHMDLRADLPGITASTLVVAGADDPSTPPDHAQRIAAGIPGARMRVVPGAAHLASWEQAGMINPLLREHFAG